From the genome of Fusarium oxysporum f. sp. lycopersici 4287 chromosome 3, whole genome shotgun sequence, one region includes:
- a CDS encoding hypothetical protein (At least one base has a quality score < 10), with protein sequence METESLSDLFRRLDAQNRENVALAGLGIRTSADIFEAIQSQYEHSRSQRNEAYGWSVVSPALVDLGIRTSADILEALNGENGQKSGDMSSRRRHRLHRKPGIMSSGQGQVVDSAEGTVENGPQEEPRHRSELKRSGPRSDDGQLPHKRPRTVERQERSESEQVQDLANVLGVLEEDFAEKERLSDDQTWCTPVSHERKAKTVEEFYKAFHDMRTLPVLTCMFCYPKHSRAELQYVDWDWWVANAIEKRDGSPFKCVQCFPVGQKILGLGCEHMFPDELKDLTPVEEKLIALNSCYGFITKHSVSDGHRQGATYPRHVKGHITVFPNNVQELATNVLPHPLLKVMDDVHISWQGQEKPAPSDLSTLLSVRRNAVEKALLWLKRHNPLYADIEIDEAELDSWDAPSHGVPSQVFDRLERNEPSAREKMQTVHIVPPTERDIDDHEPADNQEIMASLAEGLSTSGEPEVDGFASGEDGDDWVGNNRDRVDETESSGMFNLDGRPDIPDAEKLRYLVKSMAKTFPSLFPLGKGGPRQAEEHSKDATGQVHPIFELEAAAQHLVSSRNMSLEAWVKMVIQRHGGRFATHPVFPFLVFNIGVRSRNRRVNMASMRRSDFPDVERTIQDLTASRLEKARGELEACGKTADPDVNRLLRNLSLYGYRQPMSRESRLTTRRKIKSLIIRYGIPAIWFTLNPNDITNPIKLKLAAYRTRETDRAEEYLRSLDQAYKRARLAISDPLSSAIFFHREISMFFQYYVMVGKDSVFGRVSQYYGAVETNERGALHLHGLLWLQGNMYLSSLLSDVQGEEQAAYRQRVTEYVDSVFTEDLDEESFARVRTGRSVTSDVSSLLERAFQFPPTFEEEANFCAGATQIHTHSPTCVKYAIGRRGTKQNPCRFGAPWKPVEKTYFDEDGLLRLRRSHSLVNRWNKVMAVGLRHNHDISFIVTKCKGLALVYYVTNYATKVEDPVWKRVVAAKDLIRLLGDRDQSSNGRGRTEGDNRHSQARRFLLRMANRIFTERALSQVEVLAHFQGYETEFTNSTAWTFLNVYTLYWLVVSVWRPA encoded by the exons ATGGAGACGGAGAGTCTGTCCGATCTGTTCCGTCGCCTAGATGCGCAGAATCGCGAGAATGTGGCACTCGCCGGCCTGGGGATCCGTACATCGGCAGATATCTTCGAGGCTATACAGAGCCAGTATGAGCACTCTAGGAGCCAAAGAAATGAGGCATATGGATGGTCGGTTGTTAGTCCGGCACTGGTAGATCTGGGCATTCGGACGTCAGCCGACATTCTAGAGGCGTTGAACGGGGAGAACGGCCAGAAAAGTGGTGATATGAGTTCTCGCCGacgtcatcgtcttcatcggaAACCGGGGATCATGTCATcaggccaaggccaagtcgTTGACAGCGCGGAAGGTACGGTAGAGAATGGGCCTCAAGAAGAACCAAGGCATCGGAGTGAACTGAAGAGGTCCGGCCCTCGTAGCGACGACGGGCAGCTACCACACAAACGTCCCAGAACTGTGGAGCGCCAGGAGAGGAGCGAGTCTGAGCAGGTGCAAGACCTCGCCAACGTGCTGGGTGTGTTGGAGGAAGACTTTGCAGAAAAGGAGCGGCTATCTGACGACCAGACATGGTGTACGCCTGTGAGCCACGAGAGAAAGGCGAAGACGGTCGAGGAGTTCTACAAAGCGTTCCACGACATGAGAACGCTGCCGGTCCTCACCTGTATGTTCTGTTATCCTAAGCATAGCAGAGCTGAGTTGCAGTATGTTGACTGGGACTGGTGGGTGGCAAATGCCATCGAAAAGCGCGACGGCTCACCTTTCAAGTGCGTTCAGTGCTTCCCTGTAGGACAGAAGATTCTCGG TTTGGGATGCGAGCACATGTTTCCTGACGAGCTGAAGGATCTCACGCCggtcgaggagaagctgaTTGCGCTGAACTCGTGCTACggcttcatcaccaagcacAGCGTCTCAGATGGACACAGACAAGGCGCGACCTACCCGAGACATGTGAAGGGACATATCACGGTATTCCCAAACAACGTGCAGGAGCTAGCAACGAATGTCCTCCCACATCCGCTCTTGAAGGTCATGGATGATGTCCATATATCATGGCAGGGGCAGGAGAAACCAGCGCCGAGTGACCTGTCAACGTTACTATCGGTGCGACGTAACGCCGTCGAGAAGGCATTGCTGTGGCTCAAAAGGCACAATCCGTTGTATGCCGACATCGAAATTGACGAGGCGGAATTGGATAGTTGGGATGCGCCGTCACACGGAGTGCCTTCCCAAGTTTTTGATCGACTGGAACGGAATGAGCCTTCGGCGAGGGAGAAGATGCAGACGGTGCACATTGTCCCACCCACAGAGCGCGATATCGACGATCATGAACCGGCAGATAACCAAGAGATCATGGCATCGTTAGCCGAGGGCCTAAGCACATCAGGAGAACCAGAAGTTGATGGCTTCGCCTctggtgaggatggtgacgATTGGGTCGGTAATAACAGAGATCGAGTGGACGAAACAGAATCATCCGGCATGTTCAACTTGGACGGGCGCCCAGACATCCCAGATGCGGAGAAGCTACGGTATCTCGTCAAGTCCATGG CCAAAACATTTCCCAGCTTGTTCCCGCTGGGCAAAGGCGGTCCCCGGCAGGCCGAAGAGCACTCCAAGGATGCGACAGGGCAAGTGCATCCTATTTTCGAGCTGGAAGCCGCTGCGCAACACCTCGTATCGTCCCGGAACATGAGCTTGGAGGCTTGGGTGAAAATGGTGATCCAGCGACACGGCGGCCGCTTTGCAACGCATCCCGTCTTTCCCTTTCTCGTTTTCAATATAGGGGTGCGGTCTAGAAACCGCCGCGTGAACATGGCAAGCATGCGGAGGAGTGATTTCCCGGACGTAGAACGTACCATCCAAGACTTGACCGCGTCAAGGCTTGAGAAGGCGAGGGGAGAGCTAGAGGCTTGCGGTAAGACTGCCGATCCAGACGTCAACCGGCTGCTGAGGAACCTGTCACTTTACGGCTACCGTCAGCCGATGTCAAGGGAGAGCAGGCTGACGACGCGGCGGAAGATCAAGTCCCTCATAATTCGGTACGGCATCCCCGCCATCTGGTTCACGCTCAACCCAAACGATATCACGAACCCGATAAAGCTCAAGCTGGCTGCATACCGTACCCGTGAGACAGACAGAGCCGAGGAATATCTAAGAAGTCTTGATCAGGCGTACAAGAGGGCTCGACTCGCGATATCGGATCCCCTCAGCTCGgcaatcttcttccatcgGGAGATCTCCATGTTCTTCCAGTACTACGTGATGGTTGGGAAGGATTCAGTATTCGGGCGGGTCAGCCAGTACTATGGGGCAGTAGAGACCAATGAAAGGGGCGCGCTCCACCTCCACGGCCTCCTCTGGCTGCAGGGTAATATGTATCTGAGTTCCCTTCTCAGCGACGTTCAAGGAGAGGAGCAAGCGGCATATCGGCAGCGAGTGACCGAGTATGTTGACAGTGTCTTTACGGAG GATCTCGATGAGGAGTCTTTCGCGAGAGTGCGAACAGGGAGATCGGTGACGTCTGACGTGTCGTCGCTATTGGAGAGAGCATTCCAATTTCCCCCGACtttcgaagaagaagcgaactTCTGCGCAGGTGCTACACAAATTCACACGCATAGCCCTACATGCGTCAAGTACGCGATCGGGAGACGCGGAACGAAGCAGAATCCTTGCCGATTCGGGGCGCCTTGGAAACCAGTGGAGAAGACTTACTTTGACGAAGACGGGCTATTGCGGCTTCGACGCAGCCACAGCCTGGTGAACCGATGGAACAAGGTAATGGCAGTGGGGCTGCGACACAACCACGATATATCCTTCATTGTGACAAAATGTAAGGGTCTGGCGCTCGTCTACTACGTGACCAACTACGCCACCAAAGTGGAGGATCCGGTGTGGAAGCGTGTGGTGGCAGCCAAAGACCTAATTCGGCTCCTGGGTGATAGGGATCAGTCGAGCAACGGGCGAGGTCGAACCGAGGGCGACAACCGTCACAGCCAAGCGCGCCGATTTCTGCTGCGAATGGCCAACAGAATCTTCACGGAACGGGCGTTGTCGCAGGTCGAGGTGTTGGCACATTTTCAGGGATACGAGACAGAATTTACAAACAGCACCGCCTGGACGTTTCTGAACGTCTACACTCTCTACTGGCTGGTGGTGTCGGTTTGGCGACCCGCCTGA
- a CDS encoding hypothetical protein (At least one base has a quality score < 10) gives MSLQSTFSSTIHLRDFVDTVTEDPSRENAPNYVEIQTDVNIFDESSFYSPNVNVEPIHTRIHAYLTREERDLYVANTFFYADGRFSTALSADGALEISVQALSLMSHPGDVSDFDKYRRHLPEQWCPMMTIIGFVPSRSDKTLDFSEDRCFAVETSVYDTLKAAPIAFSVTCFLETTKRWQKVKIPQSGAFLSITAKVTGRTTDTNQLALRVLDLAYLPRPAAVPTATPTPSSTPTSKRSARWEGRATPFTPSKRRRGSDSASLAGSSYKRQLPQPTEGHSHVSIAEDSLDPPANSPSNSPSPSAMADAGESSITLHPFPGPDGGTRPHRNRHPPKKYPHKE, from the exons ATGTCTCTACAATCGACCTTTTCGAGTACCATCCACCTGCGCGACTTCGTCGACACCGTCACAGAGGACCCGAGTCGTGAAAATGCACCCAACTACGTCGAAATACAGACCGACGTCAACATCTTTGACGAGAGTAGCTTCTATAGTCCTAATGTCAACGTCGAGCCTATTCATACCCGCATCCATGCTTATCTCACACGAGAAGAAAGGGACCTCTATGTGGCAAACACCTTCTTCTACGCCGACGGTCGCTTCTCTACTGCCCTGTCTGCCGACGGGGCCTTGGAGATCAGTGTCCAAGCCTTAAGCTTGATGAG TCACCCGGGAGACGTGTCTGACTTTGACAAGTATCGACGCCACTTGCCAGAACAGTGGTGTCCGATGATGACCATTATCGGCTTCGTGCCATCTCGCAGCGACAAGACTCTTGACTTTTCAGAGGACCGCTGCTTCGCCGTCGAAACATCCGTCTACGACACCTTAAAAGCAGCTCCAATCGCGTTCTCCGTCACCTGTTTCCTGGAAACCACCAAGCGTTGGCAAAAAGTCAAGATCCCTCAGTCGGGAGCTTTTCTCAGTATCACTGCCAAAGTCACTGGCCGCACCACCGACACCAATCAGCTGGCCCTCCGTGTCCTCGACTTGGCCTACCTACCGAGACCGGCTGCCGTCCCCACGGCCACGCCGACGCCATCTTCTACTCCGACTTCGAAGCGCTCCGCCCGCTGGGAGGGTCGTGCCACTCCGTTCACCCCTTCTAAGAGGCGACGAGGCTCTGACAGCGCCAGCCTGGCGGGATCTTCATATAAGAGACAGCTTCCGCAGCCTACAGAAGGCCATTCTCATGTATCGATTGCAGAAGATAGCCTAGATCCTCCGGCCAATTCCCCCTCTAATTCCCCATCTCCGTCGGCCATGGCCGACGCCGGCGAGTCTAGCATCACTTTGCATCCTTTCCCAGGCCCAGACGGCGGGACTAGGCCACATCGCAATCGCCATCCCCCAAAGAAGTATCCCCATAAAGAATAA